Proteins found in one Flavobacterium channae genomic segment:
- a CDS encoding MotA/TolQ/ExbB proton channel family protein — translation MSLFLQADSLAVASQVATEAQPTEKTLSIWSLLTSGGIGGQMIMIVLFTLLFAALFLYFERLMAINKASKIDASFMNNIKMNIMSGKIDAAKMLCAQTNSPVARLIEKGISRIGKPLEDINTAIENAGNLELYKLEKNTSMLATISGAGPMVGFLGTVLGMILAFHKMASGGGQIEVGALAEGIYTAMTTTVVGLIVGIIAYVGYNHLVVKTNKVVNQMEANAVDFLDLLNEPV, via the coding sequence ATGAGTTTATTTCTTCAAGCCGATAGTTTGGCTGTAGCAAGTCAAGTAGCAACAGAAGCACAACCAACTGAAAAAACATTGTCTATTTGGAGTTTGTTAACCAGTGGAGGAATTGGAGGTCAAATGATAATGATAGTTTTATTTACACTATTATTTGCTGCCCTTTTTCTATATTTTGAGCGTTTAATGGCAATCAATAAAGCATCTAAAATTGATGCTAGTTTTATGAATAATATTAAAATGAATATTATGTCTGGAAAAATTGATGCTGCCAAAATGTTATGTGCTCAAACAAATTCTCCTGTTGCACGATTAATCGAGAAAGGAATTTCGAGAATCGGAAAACCGCTTGAAGATATAAACACTGCTATTGAAAACGCAGGTAATTTAGAATTGTATAAATTAGAGAAAAATACAAGTATGTTAGCTACTATCTCAGGAGCTGGTCCAATGGTTGGATTCTTAGGAACAGTACTTGGTATGATTCTTGCTTTCCATAAAATGGCAAGTGGTGGTGGTCAAATTGAAGTAGGCGCTTTAGCTGAAGGTATTTATACTGCTATGACAACTACAGTTGTTGGTTTAATTGTTGGTATTATTGCTTACGTTGGATACAATCACTTGGTTGTAAAAACAAATAAAGTAGTAAATCAAATGGAAGCTAATGCAGTAGACTTTTTAGATTTATTAAACGAGCCAGTATAA
- a CDS encoding ExbD/TolR family protein: MKLGKTRNKVSTEFNMSSMTDIVFLLLIFFMLTSTMVTTNALDLVLPKAKGKTDSNKSTSVSIDKDLNFFIDKDKINEADLESQLMALMANSENKAIVLRAEKSVPHEKVVKVMEIAYRNQIKMVIAVNPK; this comes from the coding sequence ATGAAGTTAGGTAAAACAAGAAATAAAGTTTCAACAGAATTTAATATGTCGTCTATGACCGACATTGTATTCTTGTTGTTAATCTTTTTCATGCTAACTTCTACAATGGTTACAACAAATGCTTTAGATTTGGTTTTGCCAAAAGCAAAAGGAAAAACAGATAGTAATAAAAGTACGTCTGTTAGTATTGATAAAGATTTGAATTTTTTCATTGATAAAGATAAAATCAATGAAGCAGATTTAGAAAGTCAATTAATGGCTTTAATGGCAAATTCCGAAAATAAAGCGATTGTTTTAAGAGCTGAAAAATCGGTTCCACATGAAAAAGTGGTAAAGGTTATGGAAATTGCTTATAGAAATCAGATTAAAATGGTTATTGCGGTTAATCCTAAATAG
- a CDS encoding energy transducer TonB — protein MNFLETPEEKKSFTITSVIFVILFLLFAVLGLTYMDPPPENGIAVNFGTSDTGSGEIQPTEPVQTSPDQAQSQPTPAEEDDVLTQDEEAPITLPKKEKTKPVTKPSETKPVTKPVETKPTKPNNSALNSILKGPKQDGTSQSGHGDDDEGGDKGNPNGSLYANSFYGNGSGDGIGTGKGTGWGLAGRKLSGNSKKIQDCNESGKVVVKIWVNRQGNVIKAERSQGTTNTNPCLVNPALETAKTFKWQPDANAPETQIGFVVVNFQVGE, from the coding sequence ATGAATTTTCTAGAAACTCCAGAAGAAAAAAAATCTTTCACAATAACATCAGTTATTTTTGTGATACTTTTTCTATTGTTTGCAGTTCTAGGATTAACATATATGGATCCGCCACCTGAAAATGGTATTGCTGTTAATTTTGGAACAAGTGATACCGGAAGTGGTGAAATACAACCTACAGAACCTGTGCAAACATCTCCTGATCAAGCGCAGTCGCAACCAACTCCTGCAGAGGAAGATGATGTTTTAACGCAAGATGAAGAAGCACCAATAACTTTGCCTAAAAAAGAGAAAACAAAGCCAGTAACGAAACCTTCTGAAACAAAACCTGTTACTAAACCAGTTGAAACAAAACCAACAAAGCCAAATAACAGTGCTTTAAATAGTATTTTGAAAGGACCTAAACAAGATGGAACTTCTCAAAGTGGTCATGGTGATGATGATGAAGGAGGCGATAAAGGCAATCCTAACGGAAGTTTGTACGCGAATAGTTTCTATGGAAACGGTTCTGGTGATGGAATTGGAACAGGAAAAGGAACAGGTTGGGGATTAGCTGGAAGAAAATTATCTGGAAATAGTAAAAAGATTCAAGATTGTAATGAATCTGGAAAAGTAGTTGTTAAAATTTGGGTAAACCGTCAAGGAAATGTTATTAAGGCCGAGCGTTCTCAAGGTACTACAAATACGAATCCATGTTTAGTTAACCCTGCACTTGAAACTGCTAAAACTTTCAAATGGCAACCCGATGCCAATGCTCCAGAAACTCAAATTGGGTTTGTGGTTGTTAACTTTCAAGTGGGTGAGTAA
- a CDS encoding energy transducer TonB has translation MKSFYFFILFSIMTFGQNSDGDGYGKGEPEKSTYANSFYGNNNVQTNLHLNGRITEKSDFNFTDLKCEEIGKVVIQVKVNKEGKVITAQVSRGTTNSSSCLIKASIDKAKMFKWKEDKNAPDVQIGYVVFVFRQEIP, from the coding sequence ATGAAATCATTTTACTTCTTCATTTTGTTTTCTATAATGACTTTTGGGCAAAATTCTGATGGTGATGGTTATGGAAAAGGTGAGCCCGAAAAATCAACCTATGCTAATAGTTTTTATGGAAATAACAATGTTCAAACAAATCTTCATTTAAACGGTAGAATTACAGAGAAATCAGATTTTAATTTTACGGATTTAAAATGTGAAGAGATAGGTAAAGTTGTAATACAAGTTAAAGTAAATAAAGAAGGAAAAGTTATTACGGCTCAAGTATCACGTGGTACAACAAATAGTTCTTCTTGTTTGATTAAGGCAAGTATTGATAAAGCTAAGATGTTTAAGTGGAAAGAAGACAAAAATGCTCCTGATGTTCAAATTGGTTATGTTGTTTTTGTTTTTAGACAAGAAATCCCATAA
- a CDS encoding bifunctional folylpolyglutamate synthase/dihydrofolate synthase, translating into MTYIETTTWLFNQLPMFQMQGASAYKKDLTNTLLLVEHLNHPETKFKSVHIAGTNGKGSTSSMIASILQESGYKVGLYTSPHLKDFRERIRINGEMISEDYVVNFVAQNKSFFESNQLSFFEMTVGLAFDYFATEKVDVAIIEVGMGGRLDSTNVITPLVSVITNIGFDHTQFLGDTLDKIAGEKAGIIKPDVPVVVGEFTEETKPVFISKSKSENAPIYFASENSEVLYECGLLGDYQFHNKKTVIQTIQLLQTHFKIEEQHIKLGFKHVVENTGLLGRWQILNKEPFVVCDTAHNSHGLKIVLNQIQKHHFDTLHFVLGVVNDKDLESILPLFPKNAKYYFCKPNVPRGLDAKVLQEKAAAFGLVGNAFNSVSEAYETAMQSAKKSDFIYIGGSTFVVAEIV; encoded by the coding sequence ATGACTTATATAGAAACTACAACGTGGTTGTTTAACCAGTTACCTATGTTTCAAATGCAAGGTGCTTCTGCTTATAAGAAGGACTTAACAAATACATTGCTGTTAGTTGAACACCTTAATCATCCTGAAACTAAATTCAAATCGGTTCATATTGCGGGAACTAATGGAAAAGGTTCAACGTCTTCAATGATTGCTTCTATACTTCAAGAATCAGGATATAAAGTTGGATTGTATACTTCTCCTCATTTAAAAGATTTTCGTGAACGTATCCGAATTAATGGTGAAATGATTTCTGAAGATTATGTGGTCAATTTTGTAGCTCAAAACAAGTCTTTTTTTGAATCAAATCAACTTAGCTTTTTTGAGATGACTGTAGGTTTAGCCTTTGATTATTTTGCAACTGAAAAAGTAGATGTGGCTATTATTGAAGTTGGAATGGGAGGAAGACTGGATTCAACCAACGTTATAACACCATTAGTTTCTGTAATAACAAACATTGGATTTGATCACACACAATTTTTAGGAGATACATTAGATAAAATTGCTGGTGAAAAAGCTGGGATTATTAAACCAGATGTTCCTGTTGTTGTTGGAGAATTTACAGAAGAAACAAAACCAGTGTTTATTTCAAAATCAAAATCTGAAAACGCACCTATTTATTTCGCATCTGAAAATTCGGAAGTACTGTATGAGTGTGGTTTGTTAGGAGATTATCAGTTTCATAACAAGAAAACTGTTATACAAACGATTCAACTTCTTCAAACACATTTTAAAATAGAAGAACAACATATTAAACTTGGGTTTAAGCATGTTGTTGAGAATACGGGATTATTAGGTAGATGGCAAATATTAAATAAAGAGCCATTTGTGGTTTGCGATACTGCACATAATAGTCATGGTTTGAAAATTGTTTTAAATCAAATTCAAAAGCACCATTTTGATACATTGCATTTTGTTTTAGGTGTTGTAAATGATAAAGATTTGGAAAGTATTTTGCCTTTGTTTCCTAAAAATGCAAAATATTATTTTTGTAAGCCAAATGTTCCAAGAGGATTAGATGCTAAAGTTTTACAGGAAAAAGCAGCTGCTTTTGGATTAGTTGGTAATGCATTTAATTCTGTTTCAGAAGCTTATGAAACGGCAATGCAATCGGCTAAAAAATCGGATTTTATTTATATTGGAGGAAGTACTTTTGTGGTAGCAGAAATTGTTTAA
- a CDS encoding UDP-N-acetylmuramoyl-tripeptide--D-alanyl-D-alanine ligase — protein sequence MTTINTLHSLFLNCSGVSTDTRKIDQDCLFFALKGENFDANTFAKEAIEKGAKYVVIDNPEFQIENKTLLVENSLVALQELAKFHRNHLGLPIIALTGSNGKTTTKELIHAVLLKKFKTLATIGNLNNHIGVPLTLLRFTKETEIGIVEMGANHQKEIEFLCQIAQPDYGYITNFGKAHLEGFGGVEGVIKGKSEMYDYLRTNNKLAFVNLDDSIQKEKTKDIKQYSFGLNSNDSNVIITNIEANPMVKITFNEITIHSHLIGIYNANNINAAITIGKFFEVSDELIKEAIEHYIPENNRSQLIQKNTNEIILDAYNANPSSMAAAIENFKQLDKENKIAILGDMFELGEESLAEHKKIVELLENNSNITTYFIGKDFYSNRIKSNHLHFFEDFNSFSKFIEVNKPTNSLLIIKGSRGMALERILESI from the coding sequence ATGACCACTATTAACACTTTACATTCTTTATTTTTAAATTGCTCAGGCGTTTCAACTGATACAAGAAAAATAGATCAAGACTGTCTATTTTTCGCGCTTAAAGGCGAGAACTTTGATGCAAATACTTTCGCTAAAGAAGCAATTGAAAAAGGAGCCAAATATGTGGTTATTGATAATCCAGAATTTCAAATAGAAAACAAGACTTTATTGGTAGAGAATTCATTAGTAGCCCTACAGGAACTAGCTAAATTTCATAGAAACCACTTAGGTTTACCCATTATAGCCTTAACTGGTAGTAATGGAAAAACAACAACTAAGGAACTGATTCACGCGGTCTTATTAAAAAAGTTTAAAACTCTAGCAACAATAGGTAACTTAAACAATCATATTGGAGTACCACTTACACTACTTCGTTTCACAAAAGAAACTGAAATTGGAATCGTAGAAATGGGAGCTAATCATCAAAAGGAAATTGAGTTTTTATGTCAAATTGCGCAACCAGATTATGGTTATATAACCAACTTTGGAAAAGCGCACTTAGAAGGATTTGGAGGAGTTGAAGGCGTTATTAAAGGTAAAAGCGAAATGTATGATTATTTAAGAACAAATAACAAATTAGCGTTTGTCAATTTAGACGATTCTATTCAAAAAGAAAAAACAAAAGACATTAAACAATATAGCTTTGGACTTAACTCTAATGATTCCAATGTAATAATTACCAATATTGAAGCAAATCCAATGGTAAAAATTACTTTTAATGAAATTACAATTCATTCACATCTGATTGGAATTTATAATGCAAATAATATTAATGCCGCTATAACTATTGGAAAGTTTTTTGAAGTTTCAGATGAATTAATTAAAGAAGCTATTGAACATTATATCCCTGAAAATAATCGTTCTCAATTAATTCAAAAAAACACTAATGAAATAATTCTTGATGCTTACAATGCCAATCCAAGCAGTATGGCAGCAGCTATTGAAAATTTTAAACAATTAGACAAAGAAAACAAAATTGCTATATTAGGTGATATGTTTGAATTAGGAGAAGAAAGCTTAGCTGAACACAAAAAAATTGTTGAATTATTAGAAAACAATAGCAACATAACAACTTACTTTATAGGAAAAGATTTTTACTCGAATCGAATCAAAAGTAACCATCTTCATTTCTTTGAAGATTTCAATTCTTTTTCAAAATTCATCGAAGTAAACAAACCAACGAATAGTCTACTTATTATTAAGGGTTCAAGAGGAATGGCTTTAGAGAGAATTTTAGAAAGTATATAA
- the gldJ gene encoding gliding motility lipoprotein GldJ, whose amino-acid sequence MKIKKIMALKVLVVLALALGFTGCSKKGSTKGGSTATGWKINDKKGGFQFNDKFKQQETPPGMISIEGGTFTMGKVQDDVMHDWNNSPNQQHVQSFFMDETEVTNKMYSEYLFWVKTVFPPTEENYKHIYNGAIPDTLVWRNRLGYNETMTNNYLRHPAYADYPVVGVNWIQAVEFSKWRTDRVNENILEREGYLKKDNKIKLGSDVTAENSFSTETYINTPSKAFGGNEEVVLKKEMGKGRRQAADTAKNVYAQRSSGLILPEYRLPTEAEWEYAATALVGNREYNIYKGQKKYPWSGQYTRSSKRQYRGDQLANFKQGKGDYGGIAGWSDDGADITNKVKSYAPNDFGLYDMAGNVAEWVQDVYRPMVDDEANDFNYFRGNVYTKNKIGEDGVVELVTSDNITYDTLSNGRIMARNFPGQIAQVPVDENETYLRTQFSTSDNRNYRDGDRQSTRFYKFNDSEEGEGESAGGSEKFRMYEAPKHSITADSLGKMNKKFDKSNKRTTLIDDNVRVYKGGSWRDRAYWLDPASRRFFPQDMATDYIGFRCAMSKVGPKSNKKTPRGNPKK is encoded by the coding sequence ATGAAAATTAAGAAAATTATGGCTTTAAAAGTGTTAGTAGTATTAGCACTGGCATTAGGTTTTACAGGGTGTAGCAAAAAAGGAAGCACTAAAGGTGGTTCTACTGCTACTGGATGGAAAATCAATGACAAAAAGGGTGGATTTCAGTTTAACGACAAGTTTAAACAGCAAGAAACTCCTCCAGGAATGATTTCTATTGAAGGTGGTACTTTTACTATGGGTAAAGTACAGGATGATGTTATGCATGATTGGAATAACTCTCCAAATCAACAACACGTACAATCTTTCTTCATGGATGAAACTGAAGTTACAAACAAAATGTATTCTGAATACTTGTTTTGGGTAAAAACAGTTTTCCCTCCAACAGAAGAAAATTACAAACATATTTATAATGGAGCTATTCCAGATACTTTAGTATGGAGAAATCGTTTAGGATATAACGAAACGATGACTAACAACTACTTAAGACACCCAGCTTACGCTGATTATCCTGTAGTAGGTGTTAACTGGATTCAAGCTGTTGAATTCAGCAAATGGAGAACTGACCGTGTTAACGAAAATATCTTAGAGCGCGAAGGCTACCTTAAAAAAGACAACAAAATTAAATTAGGTTCTGACGTAACTGCTGAGAACTCATTCAGTACTGAAACTTATATCAATACTCCATCAAAAGCTTTTGGTGGTAATGAAGAAGTTGTATTGAAAAAAGAAATGGGTAAAGGTAGAAGACAAGCTGCAGATACTGCTAAAAACGTTTATGCTCAAAGAAGTTCTGGTTTAATTTTACCAGAGTACAGACTTCCTACTGAAGCTGAATGGGAATATGCTGCAACAGCTTTAGTTGGAAACAGAGAATACAACATTTACAAAGGACAAAAGAAATACCCTTGGAGTGGTCAATATACTCGTTCTTCTAAAAGACAATATAGAGGTGACCAATTAGCGAACTTCAAACAAGGAAAAGGAGACTACGGAGGAATTGCTGGATGGTCTGATGATGGTGCTGATATCACTAATAAAGTAAAAAGCTATGCTCCAAATGATTTTGGATTATACGATATGGCAGGTAACGTTGCTGAGTGGGTACAAGACGTTTACAGACCAATGGTTGATGACGAAGCAAATGACTTTAACTACTTCAGAGGTAACGTTTATACTAAAAACAAAATTGGAGAAGATGGAGTTGTTGAATTAGTAACTTCTGATAACATTACTTATGATACTTTAAGTAACGGTAGAATTATGGCTAGAAATTTCCCTGGTCAAATTGCTCAAGTTCCAGTTGATGAAAACGAAACTTATTTAAGAACACAATTCTCTACTTCTGACAACAGAAACTATAGAGATGGTGATAGACAATCTACTCGTTTCTACAAATTCAATGATTCTGAAGAAGGTGAAGGAGAAAGCGCAGGTGGTTCTGAGAAATTCAGAATGTACGAAGCTCCTAAACACTCTATTACTGCTGACAGTTTAGGTAAAATGAACAAGAAATTTGATAAATCTAACAAAAGAACTACATTAATTGATGACAATGTTAGAGTTTACAAAGGAGGTTCATGGAGAGATAGAGCTTACTGGTTAGATCCAGCTTCTAGAAGATTCTTCCCTCAAGATATGGCTACTGACTACATCGGATTTAGATGTGCAATGTCTAAAGTAGGTCCTAAGTCAAACAAAAAGACTCCTAGAGGAAATCCTAAAAAATAA
- the porU gene encoding type IX secretion system sortase PorU encodes MKKIILNLLLFGFTLAFAQQSDNITINWNSNVNFDLSETSIKVPQFDMQYYNIDVPLKKIQFRKIIQVSASSNPSSLRITNVNYQTISLSELYDLDKTLIATTLSPLVEIVQARNDIKGVLTLNPIIKEGNTFKKVVSFTYSLDGNLTNRSQFQNVTQSISNSVLASGSWYRFYVEKSGIYKISKTFLQSLGFNVNVDPRNIKIYGNGGRMLPLNNSLPYSEDLEENAVQFIGEDDGVFDNSDYILFYAEGVDTWNEESLTSVNLFADKSYYYVTSTGGAGKRIANAQQPTNASSMVFTQFDDVHYYEKDLVNAGKVGRRWFGEQFNINNLQTFDFSFPNIDTSVPVQVKVNMASKSFGNTSFNIKANNVDLGTVIFPQLTTGSGIEGYESALNNVFNATSPNVSIALTYNNGGVPSSNGYLDFIRLKVKRNLVGYSKQFLFFNDQEQTNIGIGEYAITNASGISQVWDVTDLYNVTTYQNTTGANFNFKVDLGSARKYVAVDLADVYAPLRESNANVANQNIKGTIFKDAQGNFQDIDYLIFTPEFLLAQAERLAEFHRNNSGLRVRVITLEKVYQEFSSGKQDIAAIRNLVKYVYWNASNPGITSVKYVNLFGDASYDYKSRLFNNTNIVPVFHGFNPLASEVNNISNFSLYSSFMSDDFYGLMDNGEGQMLGGFDGIDVAVGRMLVSSVSQAKEMVDKVIEYHDEKSYGRWRNNYVIYSDDADNTTDATLQFGLDNLADVLTTQKPFVNVKKIHTDAYLQQVAAGGERYPEAKNDFLDALELGALVFNYFGHGNEESLARERLFEKLDAQNLINRYRYPLFITITCEFTRFDDPNRFTGGEYMYWNKSGGAIGLIATTRQIGVTTGFVMNNLFSEDLYAFGSDDYPTIAEALRLTKLSTGSDNRRVVFCIGDPALKLAIPRKQVVLTKVNDVPVGQPLPVMQALSLVKINGEVRDENNVLISGYNGDLAVQIFDKDIDRTTLANNGVVAPSPGGMSIMGNFFAAGQLIKMDFETLGETIFRGNASVNNGQFEFSFVVPQDIRIPVGNGKISFYAKRNIPNLDNQTGYDRAIQIGGVNVNAVSDANPPRVRLHMNDEGFVSGGITNCSPILLAFLEDENGINTASGIGHDIVAILDGDESNPYVLNEYYETENDDYTKGFVRFPFRDLTPGMHTILFKAWDVYNNLVTAEIQFNAICSDDGLRIEKVLNYPNPFVSYTEFWFNHNMPFEPLDVQVQILTISGKLVKTINQQVVTDGFLCRDIKWDGRDDFGDKIGKGVYVYKLKVRSTTNGNTVEKYEKLVIL; translated from the coding sequence ATGAAAAAGATTATTTTAAACTTGTTATTATTTGGTTTTACGCTTGCTTTTGCACAGCAGTCAGATAATATTACTATTAATTGGAATTCAAATGTAAATTTTGATTTAAGTGAAACTTCAATCAAAGTTCCTCAGTTTGATATGCAATATTATAATATTGATGTTCCTTTAAAGAAAATACAATTTAGAAAGATAATTCAGGTTTCGGCTTCGTCTAATCCTAGTAGTTTAAGAATAACGAATGTTAATTATCAAACTATTTCTTTGTCTGAACTTTACGATTTAGATAAAACTTTAATTGCTACAACATTATCTCCTTTGGTAGAAATTGTTCAGGCAAGAAACGATATAAAAGGTGTTTTAACGCTGAATCCTATTATTAAAGAGGGAAATACTTTTAAGAAAGTGGTTTCTTTTACTTATTCATTAGATGGAAATTTAACAAATCGGTCTCAATTTCAAAATGTTACACAATCAATTTCTAATTCGGTTTTAGCTTCGGGTAGCTGGTATCGTTTTTATGTTGAAAAATCTGGGATTTATAAAATCTCAAAGACATTTTTGCAAAGTTTAGGTTTTAATGTAAATGTAGATCCGCGTAATATTAAAATTTATGGTAATGGAGGAAGAATGTTGCCTTTGAATAATTCACTTCCTTATTCTGAAGATTTAGAAGAAAATGCTGTTCAATTTATTGGTGAGGATGATGGGGTTTTTGATAACAGCGATTATATACTTTTTTATGCTGAAGGTGTTGATACCTGGAATGAAGAGAGTTTGACTAGTGTGAATTTATTTGCTGATAAATCGTATTATTATGTTACTTCTACAGGAGGTGCAGGTAAAAGGATTGCTAATGCGCAACAACCTACAAATGCATCGAGTATGGTTTTTACTCAATTTGATGATGTGCATTATTATGAAAAAGACTTAGTTAATGCTGGAAAAGTAGGGAGAAGATGGTTTGGTGAACAGTTCAATATTAATAATTTACAAACATTTGATTTTTCTTTTCCAAACATAGATACTTCTGTGCCAGTACAGGTAAAAGTAAATATGGCTTCAAAGTCTTTTGGGAATACATCATTTAATATTAAAGCTAATAATGTCGATTTAGGAACCGTTATTTTTCCTCAGTTAACAACTGGTAGTGGTATTGAAGGTTATGAATCAGCATTGAATAATGTTTTTAATGCAACAAGTCCAAATGTTTCGATTGCATTAACTTATAATAATGGTGGCGTTCCAAGTTCAAATGGGTATTTGGATTTTATTCGACTAAAAGTAAAGAGAAATTTAGTTGGTTATTCTAAACAGTTTTTGTTTTTTAATGACCAAGAGCAAACTAATATAGGAATAGGTGAATATGCTATTACAAATGCTTCCGGAATTTCTCAAGTTTGGGATGTTACCGATTTGTATAATGTAACAACTTATCAAAATACAACTGGTGCTAATTTTAATTTCAAAGTTGATTTAGGTTCGGCAAGAAAATATGTAGCTGTTGATTTAGCCGATGTTTATGCTCCTTTACGTGAGTCAAATGCTAACGTAGCTAATCAAAATATCAAAGGAACAATCTTTAAAGATGCGCAAGGAAATTTTCAAGATATCGATTATTTAATTTTTACTCCTGAATTTTTACTTGCACAAGCGGAACGTTTGGCGGAATTTCATAGAAACAATTCGGGTCTTAGAGTTCGAGTTATTACTTTAGAAAAGGTTTACCAAGAATTTTCATCTGGTAAACAAGATATTGCGGCTATCCGAAATTTGGTTAAATATGTTTATTGGAATGCTTCAAATCCTGGAATTACAAGTGTTAAATATGTGAATCTTTTTGGAGATGCGTCTTATGATTACAAAAGCAGACTTTTTAATAATACGAATATAGTTCCGGTTTTTCATGGATTCAATCCTTTGGCTTCTGAAGTAAATAATATTTCTAATTTTTCATTGTATTCTTCTTTTATGTCAGATGATTTCTATGGTCTTATGGATAATGGGGAAGGGCAAATGTTAGGTGGTTTTGATGGAATTGATGTTGCTGTTGGTAGAATGTTGGTTTCAAGCGTTTCTCAAGCAAAAGAAATGGTTGATAAAGTAATTGAGTACCATGATGAAAAATCATATGGTAGATGGCGAAATAATTATGTTATCTATTCGGATGATGCTGATAATACAACTGATGCAACATTACAATTTGGTTTGGATAATTTAGCAGATGTTTTAACAACTCAAAAACCATTTGTAAACGTTAAAAAAATCCATACCGATGCTTATTTACAACAAGTTGCTGCTGGAGGAGAACGTTACCCAGAGGCTAAAAATGACTTTTTAGATGCTTTGGAGCTTGGTGCTTTAGTTTTTAATTATTTTGGTCATGGAAATGAAGAATCGTTAGCAAGAGAAAGACTTTTTGAAAAATTAGATGCACAAAACTTAATCAATCGCTACAGATATCCATTATTTATTACAATAACATGTGAGTTTACACGTTTTGATGATCCAAACCGTTTTACGGGAGGTGAGTACATGTATTGGAATAAAAGTGGAGGAGCTATTGGGTTGATTGCTACTACAAGACAAATAGGTGTTACTACTGGTTTTGTAATGAATAATCTTTTTAGTGAAGATTTATATGCTTTTGGTTCTGATGATTATCCAACAATTGCTGAAGCGTTAAGATTAACAAAGTTAAGTACTGGTTCTGATAATAGACGCGTTGTATTTTGTATTGGTGATCCTGCTTTAAAATTAGCAATTCCAAGAAAACAAGTGGTGTTGACAAAAGTTAACGATGTGCCGGTTGGTCAGCCTTTGCCTGTTATGCAAGCATTGAGTTTGGTTAAAATTAATGGTGAAGTAAGAGATGAAAACAATGTTTTAATCTCGGGTTATAATGGAGATTTGGCGGTTCAGATTTTTGATAAAGATATTGATAGAACTACTTTGGCTAATAATGGGGTTGTTGCGCCAAGTCCAGGCGGAATGTCAATAATGGGTAATTTTTTTGCTGCTGGTCAGCTAATAAAAATGGATTTTGAAACTTTGGGCGAAACTATATTTAGAGGTAATGCTTCCGTAAATAATGGGCAATTTGAATTTAGTTTTGTAGTTCCGCAAGATATTAGAATTCCTGTCGGAAACGGTAAAATAAGTTTTTACGCTAAGCGAAATATTCCAAATCTTGATAATCAAACAGGATATGATAGAGCAATCCAAATTGGTGGTGTAAACGTAAATGCGGTTAGTGATGCAAATCCTCCAAGAGTAAGATTGCACATGAATGATGAAGGCTTTGTTTCGGGTGGAATTACCAATTGTTCTCCTATTTTGTTAGCTTTTCTAGAAGATGAAAACGGAATAAATACGGCAAGTGGTATTGGTCATGATATTGTTGCAATTTTAGATGGAGATGAGTCAAATCCGTATGTGTTGAATGAATATTATGAAACTGAAAACGATGATTATACAAAAGGTTTTGTGAGATTCCCATTTCGAGATTTAACGCCTGGAATGCATACGATTTTATTTAAAGCTTGGGATGTTTACAATAATTTGGTAACAGCTGAAATTCAGTTCAACGCTATTTGTTCAGACGATGGCTTAAGAATTGAAAAGGTTTTAAATTATCCAAATCCTTTTGTGAGTTATACTGAATTTTGGTTCAATCACAACATGCCTTTTGAGCCTTTAGATGTTCAAGTGCAAATTTTAACTATTTCAGGTAAATTGGTAAAAACAATCAATCAGCAAGTAGTAACTGATGGATTTTTATGTCGAGATATAAAATGGGATGGTCGAGACGATTTTGGTGACAAAATCGGAAAAGGGGTTTATGTTTATAAATTAAAAGTTCGCTCTACTACAAACGGGAATACCGTTGAAAAGTATGAGAAACTTGTAATACTGTAA